ATTCCGGAACGCGTCCACAGCGCGCTCGACAAATTGGCCGAGGGCAACGGGCCGCTGCAGTTCGGCGAGCGCGAACTGGAACACCTGCGCGTGCTGCAGCGCGAGATCCAGCGCCGCATCCTGGCCGCCGCGTTCGGCGGCGCGCTGCTGATCGGCGCCGCACTGGTGTACGCGTTGGGTCCGCACCAGCACCTCTGGCTGCCCGCGCTCATCGGCGCGATCGGGCTGGTGAGCTTCGCTGCCGCGTGGCCGTGGAAGAAGCGCGCGCAGGAATAACGTTCGCCCGATTTTCTTCCCCCTTCGGCACGAAGGGGGAATGAGGGGGATGGTTTTTCGCGGCGTGCCATACACATCCCCCGGCGCCGCGCGCCGACCCCCTTCGCAAGCGAAGGGGGTGAGAAGCATCAGCAACCCGCGTTGGCTCGCCCTTGTGCTGCCACCGCCGCTTCCTTCGCGGCGATCGCGTCCGCATCGCCCAGGTAGAAGTGATTGATGGGCTTCAGCGCCTCGTCGAACTGGTACACCAGCGGCACGCCGTTGGGGATGTTGAGGTCGGTGATGTCGGCGTCGGAGATGCCGTCGAGGTATTTCACCAGCGCGCGCATCGAATTGCCGTGCGCGGCCACCAGCACGCGCTGGCCGCTGCGGATGGCCGGCGCCAGGGTTTCGTGCCAGTACGGCAACACGCGCGCCACCGTGTCCTTCAGGCATTCGGTCAGCGGAATCTGCGCGGGATCGAGCTTCGCGTAGCGCGGATCGTTCGCGCAGAAGTTGTCGGCGGGATCGAGCGGCGGCGGCGGCACGTCGTAGCTGCGGCGCCAGATGTGCACCTGCTCGTCGCCGTGCTTCGCGGCGATC
The genomic region above belongs to Rhodanobacteraceae bacterium and contains:
- a CDS encoding Phosphoglycerate mutase, yielding MHTLVMIRHGQSLWNRENRFTGWADIDLSEQGRVEAREAGELLKREGYAFDVAHTSVLTRAVHTLWGVMDAMDRAWLPVLTDWRLNERHYGALTGMNKAEIAAKHGDEQVHIWRRSYDVPPPPLDPADNFCANDPRYAKLDPAQIPLTECLKDTVARVLPYWHETLAPAIRSGQRVLVAAHGNSMRALVKYLDGISDADITDLNIPNGVPLVYQFDEALKPINHFYLGDADAIAAKEAAVAAQGRANAGC